The nucleotide sequence TGGAGCGTACTGGGTTGGGATTGATAAGATATATGCTGACATTATGATCCAAGTCAAAGTGATTATCACTGAAGGTAAGAATAAAAGACCCTATGCAACTTAGaaaataaacattattttaCAATAACCGTGAAATATGCAGCATCGCAGCCTTTGTTTGGTATTAAGCTGACTGGACTGACATTGCTTTTTTTGTGCCAGTTCCAGTGTCCAAGCCCCGACTTTGGCCCCTGAGCTCTCTGGTGGACAGGCCAACATGTTGGGGGAAGTCAGTTACCTTACGCTGTGATTGTGCAAAGGGCACTGGTGTTCGTTATGCCTGGTATCAGCACATTGACAGCAAGGACTTCCTGCTTCATAAAGCTTCAGACTTGTACCTTCACTGTGGCACTGTTCAAAAGGACTGTAGTTATTTCTGTATTGGCAGTAATGACATAAGCAGTGAGAAGAGTGAGCTCATCTCTGTGCAGGTTCTGATGCCTGCAGACAGCAGCTGTATTTATGTTGTTAATATTCAGGGTAAGAACAAATGTGATATTCCATTGTGCAAATATAAATGTGAGAACTGTCTTTACAGTGATTTACTGATTAACAAAATGCTTTTAGAACAGTTGCAAAAAAGGTAAAACATGCAGCATTTATATAGCAACCATTTATATTTAGTGACAATATGCAATGACTAAAgcaacaaataaattattttatttcattttaaaacatggCAAGTGTTCTGGTGTAATGTTTTAGCACTGATGTGGTTCTGTTCCCTTTGTGATCattttttagtttgtgtgttttttaatttagaatGAGATTTTTTCACATTAAgacattaattatttatttaaaactatttagTTTAAGTTTAATAGCCTAGTTCTTAAAATTGTTATATGAAAGACGAAAAGATTACAATAATCATACCCTCATATATTAGTGGCAAAAATAGACTATTTGCGTGTTTGTGACACTGTAAAGCCATACATTTatgataaaattaaaataacatttaataattGTTTTTATGCAACGTGTGCATGCATGCGtgcatgcctgtgtgtgtgtgtagtataGTAAACTATAGCTTGGAAGAAAGGATTAAAGGCATCGTGTGTAAGTTTTGACTTCAGTGACTCCTAGAGGTTATAACAGATATGACAGTATGTACAAACCCTTTATGTACAAATTTTCCTTAGGgttattctatttttttattaacaaaaatcaggttattagtattatattcaaagcataaaaacacaataaacataAAAGAAAGAGTTTAAAGTTACCATGAAATACTCTAAACAACAAcgtctgttttcttctctcttGTTTTTACAATGCTGTAAAAGCTTCATCCTCAAGGTCCATAAAGCACTatcattgtaatttttttttcattaccaGGTCAACCAATTTATGACTGTGCAGACAGAATGAGCACAACCACAGTCACAACACCAACTCTGACCTCCTGCCTAGTTATTATGAACAACAGTGATAACACAGGAAATCAGTCTTTACAACTGAATGAAACCACTcaaggattttttttcatcAGGTTAGTCATTATCCTACTTTTTTCTCTATGGAAGAATCACTAAAGGCTGAAAAGAGAATTTAAATTTGTTGAAATTTCGCCATAAGATGCTGTCTCAAAACACctgcccccctccccttttctTTTCTAGATCATTGGCAGGACTGCCACTTTGGTGCACATTGCTGCGTTGGAGTTCTTTTCTGGCCTTGCTGATAATCATTTGCACAACTGTTAAATGCACAAGAAGAAGATACAAAAAATATGCCAACCAGAAGACAAATATTCATTGCAGGCGAATTTACCATGCGTGTCAGTGACCTGAAGTTTACTGTGGTAGTTCTGTGGAAGTTAGAATAATGCGTTTGAGATAGCGGCTTTGTGGCTTAATACTTGACCAAAGTTCTTTGATCACATGGGAGTGTTTGTGAAGAGGGTAGGGCATAACATATCAGACTGTTTATCAGAATGACTCACGCAATGCTTACCAAAATGGtctgttatttatttgaaatactAGAGTTTAAAAGAGTCTACGAGACCATTGAAATAACTGTTTTTATTAAGATTGCTGATTGCTTTATCAGGTACAACTTTTCATATAGTAGTTACACAATTTTGTATACATTAGTTATACAAAATATTGACATTAAAACCAACAAAGCTTTTTAGAAGGCAGCTAATGATGATTATCACTatcaatgaaaataaaaggtCTATGATTTTCTTAAGTAGTGAAAATATTAATTTGTGACTTATGGTATTGTCTTAGGTagtgtaaataaatgtaaacaaactTCAGATGTTTTACCTTCTATCTAAGGCCCTCTTCACTTCTATAAACTGATGAAGAGTACCAGGTATTTAACTTTTCTTTACCTCTAAGTAGACATATCTCCTTGGCGGCGTTCCTGACTCAGACCTATGTTAGGTCTATACAGATATATGGAGCGTCATAAGAGAGCCATTCAAGAGGattgttttaatattaatgATGACTAAGAATGTACCCCaagatgattaaaaaaaggTGTGTTTCAGGTCCCTGAATTTCCACATGAATTAGACTGAtggttataaaaataaataaataaatttgcaGTCGTTGACTACCatgtacttttgctgtttttgcatTAGTGACATTAATTATACTTAAATTCTGGACTCTGGAAGTTTTATATGATAAAGGATTTATTGCTGTTACAGGTTATGAAGAAATGCAAATACCTCACCCACTTATTGTGAAATCAGTATCACAACAATGTGTCAGTACTTGGGCGTTGTAGGGCATTAAAATATGTCATATCAGGTTGATTAAAATTCTAGTACTGCTGGCTCAACACTAGAAACAGACTAAACTATAAGGTAGAATTAAGCAATATTATCCTTGAATTAGTGATGTATATGAACTGTAGCATACAGTTGTCCAAATATTTAGTTTACTGGGTCTTGACTGATACTATTTTGTTTCCATTCTCAGAGAAAGTGTCAGAAAATTCCAGATTAATTACTACTCACATTGTACTGTAGttgattttgttacacttaatgttaaaataataaaacttttCATTTCAGACATTATAAAGTCTctttgtattttatatatttcatatttagCAGTGATACTACCTGGCTACTTGATTTCTCTCTTAAAGATGTACCAATATACCTATATGCAATGTAGGTATATTGGTACATATACCTTGGTAATATACAATATATGTACCAATACACCTACCAATGCCGGGGCCTCCTCTCAGTGGGACATGCCCTGAACACCTCGACCAGGAGGcatccaggaggcatccttgtcagatgcccaaaccacctcaactggctccttttggtGTGGAGGAGTAAcgactctactctgagcccctcccgaatggaGGAATGGAAGACCATCCACCCTTCAGAGAAAGCTCATTCTTGGCACTTGTATCtctgaccataggtgagggtaagGACATAGAAAGACCAGTAAATCAAGAGCTTCACCACCACGGACCAGTACAcgtccacatcactgcagccgcagcactaATCCATCAGTCAATCTCCCGCTCCCCTCTCCTgccgcttcacactcggctgcgaaccacTCCAGTGCAAGCTGGAGGCCACCACCTGTATCCTGTATCCAAGGTTCAACTAACAGACTCTCTCCTTGCCAGCACCCCGGCATAGACTTTGCcggggaggctgaggagtgtgatcccccaaTAGTTGGAGCACACCCTCCAGTCCCCCTTTCCAAAGATAggaaccaccaccccggtctgccaatccagaggtaCCACCCCTGATCTCCAAGCAAAATTGTAGAtgcgtgtcaaccaagacaaCCCTAAAGCAtgcagagccttcaggaactcagggcaAATCACATCCACTACAGGAgccctgccaccaaggagttatttaactgcctcagtgacctcacccTCAGTGATGAATGAGTTGTCCTCCTCGTCCTGAGACTTTGCTTCCTCTATGGAGGAAGCAAAACAAGTTTTATTCTTTGGGTATTTACAATATGCTATTAGTAACCTATTAGCGGGACTGAAGAATAACTGATAAGGTCATCTCAAGAACTGCAGCTGGAAAGTAGGTATCGGCTAAATCTGGTACAATAAATCTCTTCTTTTGGGACATTAATGTTTTTTGTACATAGTcacagacaaataaataaaatataaatacaaaatacaggGATCATCAACCATTTatcaaaataaatgcaaatctCTGTGTCATTCTGGACATCAACTTCTAGGCTAAACCCAGAAGCTCTTTGTAATTCATGTATATGCTGCTTCTGATCATCCTGCACAATCATCATCATAACATCTGACGTGTCAAAGTGTATGAAGCATAAAAAGTGAATGTCTACAACAGCCAAAACCTTTGGCTGGGACTGCATTTGTTATTTGAACAAAACACTATAAAAGTGTCAAAGGTCCAGTAGATTTACTTTATAGTTATAAGTAAATCTTCCTAatcataaaactgttttatgtCAGAAACAGTAACTGCAAGAAATTTCTAAGTTGCAAAAAAATCCAAATGGTCTTAGCGTGTATGTTTTGTGAGACCAGTTTCCTCCGAAGTTTTCGTGAAGTCCAGTGTAAAGTTGTAAGCCAGACCATCTCCAAATGTGGGCTGGCTGATCACTCCTACCACAATAAATGGTGTGAGTGTAGCCATTAACACTGGAGCATGACCAATAAAAAGCTAGAATGCACGTGAATCATTTAGAGCACATTGGTAAATAGTTTACCAATGTTAGTTCACCTTGTAGTCTATGATTCAGTGGATGATTATATCAAAGTGAATGTCTAATGTGAGGTGAGCTCCCATTTGCACCTGCATCCTATACTCAGACCCACTTCATGTGTTTTCCAAAACACTAGTTATATCCTTAGACTTTCTGCATATGTGGCGTTTATGGAACATAAATTGCATATATTGTATATTTGAGCTTTTTATGTTAGCTGGTATGTGATTATTTTAGTCTTCATATCTCTGACACTGCAGAAATGATTTTATCATTACTTATTTTATCTTGATGTCTGTTGCAGTTCTAATAGGCACAactttcagttttcagtgtcGACTTGCAGTCTACTAGTTGTGGTTGCAGATTACACTTTCAGTTCAAGTAAAGAATCCTGTGACTATGGAGAAGTTATACAATacacttgtaaaaaaaaagttttcattcTGGTGTGGAATTGATAGTACATGACCCTGATTTAAAGCtcacttgtttgttttcattctgaTAGCCATCCTTTTAATTTTACAGTGACATGGAACATTCAAGCCCGATCCTCTAAAATGTATCAGTAAGTGTTTTGAATAATTTTCAATAGCTTgctctgcattttttttcatgtaaccTAAATTGGGCTAATagggcatttttaaaaactgcattaatGTCTATTTTCCATAGATGCCATTTTTGCTCAGTCTGTTTCctattgttaaatcatgaacacTGATCTTAATTGAGGGAAGTgcggcctgcagttctttaaaaattttttttttttggggggggggttctcttgtgacctcctggatgagtcgtcAATGTGGTTTTGGAGTAATTTAGGTACACTGGCCAATTCAGACCTGCTGGAGGACCTGGTGAGCATGTACAGGGGAtcaacattcatttaaaaagttTCACTGTTACTTTTGCCAGCAATACTGTATGTGTCTACAGGAGGGTCTCAAAGTATTACTTGATTTTATATGCAAAATCCTTTTAGCAGCTGTATTTCACAGCCAGCTTAAGCAGGCAACAATCTCAActtttgttattaaaaaaaagaaccttTAGAAAATGTCTTACTCACCTAAATGTTACATAAACAATAGATTTATTAAGTTAATTgcaaataatattatttaataatttataaagAACCAATTTAATCCTCATATTTTTGTTTCATGGACAAACTGTGATATTGCTGGAGAAGTAGAAAACAGACACATTAAATATCAGCCTGCATCTGACTTTGGTGATAAAGCAAATGCCATTTGTAACCATGGGTTATTAAGACAATGTTAACTCTAATAGACAATgttttgatgcatgctcaatcatccagataTCATCCAGAAATCTCAAAAATtgtattctgttcatctggatgtagcgtttttgGATCTAATAAATAACTTTTAGAGAATTTTAGAGGATTATGTTTTTAACTCCGTATGGATACCTGTCTTCAGTGACATTAGAGTGTAACACTGGATACAAAATGAATGGAACCACTTTTTTGATGTGTGAGGTAAAAGGTCAGTGGTCACCTTGGCTTCCTACGTGTATACCTAAGTCATAagttaaaataattatttgcatGCACTGAACTCATTCGGATCGTGATCTCTTTGCTTTAAGTGTAACTTCACCTCCAATTTTTAGCCTAACTCCTCCTGCTGCATATTTCTGAATGCTAAAAAAGCAGCTGTAGGAAGACTAAGGGTTCCTGGCACAAAGATGAATGGAGAGTAATGCTGAATGCCATTTTACCTCTACTACGAGGTTTCTTTTGAAGTAGATGAATTTTCCATTCCAGTATCTCGTCATATGCTAGAAAAACATGCTGGTAATAATTGAAGCTTTTGACTAACTGCTCAAAGCTGGTGCTCGCAGGCTTGTGCTTCCTTTCTGTctcatttatttaattcatgGACCATGGATGCTAATTCTTAAATTCttgctttatttgtttatttgtatcaTTATATTTCAATAATCTaaagaaattattaaataatttgcCACACACTGAAAAGATTAAAAAGAGATGATTATCTTTACCCTAAACACTCAATTTTTTAAACGCTCCCAATTCTAAATCAATAACATAAGTAAATTTGATATTATGCATGAACTGTTTCTGTTggtgcctctcgccctaagacagctgtgATCGGCTCCTGCCTTTCTTTGGTCTTTCTCATggtgagctgcagatgattctgctcgcACCATGTGACAAAGGTGTCACAGCGCGGTGCGCTGGTGTGTTAGTTAGAGCAGGGCCTAAGAGCAGACATAGGCAAGGAGACGTGACATGACTTAACAAAAGGCGAGCCTTTATTATGGCTGATGACAGAAGGCAAAACAAAAGCTGAGACGAGTGCAGGCAAGACAACTAAACTGTAAAACAGACTAAGAAAAACCTATGAAACTGTGATAAAGCGGGCAGcatggtggcacggtggttagcactgttgccgcacagcaagaaggtcctgagttcaattccaccatcaggccggggtctttctgtgtggagtttgcatgttctccccgtgtttgcgtgggttccctccgggtactccggcttcctcccaccatccaaagacatgcagcttgtggggataggttaattggataatcgaaattgtcactaggtgtgaatggttgtctgtccctgtgtgttggccctgcgacctgtccagggtgtaccccgcctctcgccctatgacagctgggataggctccagcgccccccgtgaccctgaaaaggataagcggaagcggatGGATGGACTGTGATAAAGCTATGAAACTTCGAGAACTAATTGTATGACTGTGACTATGAGAACTGTGATGACTATGAAGAGACATAACTGGGAAGGTTACACAGACAACGCAACACAGActgaatgaaacacagagactaaatacacataAGGGATGATCAAGGGAAGTGGCCACACatgggagcacagctgacacacataaacctaatgacaggacaggggaagtgaaactaaatacaataAACAAAGAACACTggactctttcaaaataaaacaggaaacacggaGATATGACATGAACCTAACATAACCACAtagacatgaaacatgacaggTAGACGCACGAACCAGGGAGACTGAGTACAGGGGGAGATGACAGAAACAACTAAGGAATAAAAGGCTAAACAGCAACCTAGAAATTAACTAGATtgaaaatgaatacaaaaatacataaaactcaaacactgggtcacacgaCCCAGTACCGTGACAAAAGGAGGCAACCACAGCCTGGTACTTCGCTTCATCATCCTCAgggatgcatccaaccaccacAGAGACATCAGAAAACGTCTGAAGCTGGCGGTCTCTGTgtagtggctgaagtctgtggtgtagatggCGAAGAGGAAAGGGTTAGAGGATGGTCCCTTGCGGGCCCCCTGTGTTGTTGATCACCTTGACAATGTTGAAGATGTGCATATTGTGGTCTACCTATCAGGTAATAAACAATCCAGGACACAAGATTCTGGAGTCCCACACAAATCCCACACAAGCTGTGTGGCACAGGCTTTGAAGACATGGAGACTCACCCtgtctggtccagcagacttgcctgagAACATCTTCTCATTTGTCTCTTAATCTGGTCATGCGTGAAAGTAACAATTTGGGGAGGGGTTTCAATACTTTACCAGGAGGCTGTGTTGCAATGTGGAGAGAGAGTGGCTTGGCTGTGGATTGCAGGCTGACTACAGGTAAGTCAttagcagtgttgggcaagttactttcaaatagtaattcaattatagttactagttacttcttcaaaaaagtaactgagttagtaactgagttacaatattctaaaagtaattaattacttggaaaagtaactattgcgttacttaaaaaaaaaaacaaagaacgtttaaccctctggcgtccagggtataattggccatttttttactactcttgattttctctccacattttacctttaaaaactatttgctttgccttgtttggtatcattctttttagcgcaacctcacgtgcctgaatttaca is from Oreochromis niloticus isolate F11D_XX linkage group LG20, O_niloticus_UMD_NMBU, whole genome shotgun sequence and encodes:
- the LOC102083214 gene encoding uncharacterized protein LOC102083214 isoform X1 codes for the protein MKILYLVLLFQASLQLECDKREITAHVGGEFILKCKYSINNFLYSKKYWCRGPSRGNCEIVADSENSRNTHRSQVIDLNRRGLFVKVTNLRFDDAGAYWVGIDKIYADIMIQVKVIITEVPVSKPRLWPLSSLVDRPTCWGKSVTLRCDCAKGTGVRYAWYQHIDSKDFLLHKASDLYLHCGTVQKDCSYFCIGSNDISSEKSELISVQVLMPADSSCIYVVNIQGQPIYDCADRMSTTTVTTPTLTSCLVIMNNSDNTGNQSLQLNETTQGFFFIRSLAGLPLWCTLLRWSSFLALLIIICTTVKCTRRRYKKYANQKTNIHCRRIYHACQ
- the LOC102083214 gene encoding uncharacterized protein LOC102083214 isoform X2, which translates into the protein MKILYLVLLFQVPVSKPRLWPLSSLVDRPTCWGKSVTLRCDCAKGTGVRYAWYQHIDSKDFLLHKASDLYLHCGTVQKDCSYFCIGSNDISSEKSELISVQVLMPADSSCIYVVNIQGQPIYDCADRMSTTTVTTPTLTSCLVIMNNSDNTGNQSLQLNETTQGFFFIRSLAGLPLWCTLLRWSSFLALLIIICTTVKCTRRRYKKYANQKTNIHCRRIYHACQ